The nucleotide sequence TTTGGGATCGTGTTTAGCTTTCTTGTCTCTACAGGAATGATGCTGTTCATGATACCCGGGCTGATTCTGATGGTCTTGTTCTATTTGACGCCGTTTTTTGTAGTGCTGAAAAAACAATCGGCTTGGCGCTCTTGGCGAGCTGCCATGGAAATGGGCAAAAAGCATTTCTTCCAAATCTTTGGCCTGTTGCTACTGGTGAGTGTCGTGGAATGGCTAATCAGTATGGCGGGCTTGTTCCTCGTCACGTCGATTACAGCGACCTTCGGGGCGGTTATGTTTATTGAGTTGTTGCTCAATGTGATTGTTCTTCCGTTTTTTGCGGTCATGTTCATGATGTACGTCAATAAATGGAAGGACGAGGCGGCAAGAGCGGAAGCAGCTATAGCAGGGGGATTGCTGCTCGATGAAAGGTAGCTTGCAAATAAGTTCGAGAGGAGATGAGCGAAGAATGCGCCTGAAGAAGATCGTTTCCAATGAAAAGGGCTCGGTCACCGTAGAGTTTATCGCCATACTGCCGTTCGTCTTTCTGATCATGCTGATTTGCTGGCAGTTTCTTGTGGGCGTCTACGGCGTCATCATCTCTCAGTCGGCAGCAAATGAGGCGGCGAAGGTGTATGCCATAACGGGGAATTCGGGTGAAGCCATACAAGCTGCCAGAAACGTGGTGAACGCGGCAGGAGGCTATATTTCCTTCAGTGACGGCGATATCAGGTGGGATGGTGACGGATATTTTACAGCCAAGGTCGGCGTGCAGATGGAATTGGGGTTCCTTCCTGATTGGCTTTATATCAAAAAGGAGGACCGATATATCTCTTTTGATCGGGAAATAAAGAGCAGGGTGATGAACTAGATGGCACGTATACTGCGTCACTTGCAAAATGAACGTGGAAATATGACGATCTTCACCCTGACGATTTACTGGTTTATGTTCATGTTGGTGTTTGTTGCGCTTTTCAACTTTTCGACCATTTTTGTAGACAAGGAGCAGGCGTCGAACAGTGCGCAGCAGGCGAGTATTGCGGCGGTGAAGGATATTTATGATGAGATGGAGTGGGCTATTAAAATACATGATGCGTCACCCCAGCGGTATTATGACCAAAATTATCTCACGCTCAAACTAGGAGCTGCCAAGAGCCAGATGAGAGCATCGCACGCCGATTGGTCTCAAAGTGAAATTGAATATGGCGCGATTGACTTGGTATTGAGCAACGAATTGCCAAGCAATGTTGAGTTGCAAACTTATGTCTACGCTGGCTTGCAAACGGCAACAGCAAAAATTACTGGGGTGGTTGCCAAAGTGCTATCAGACAACAATGCAACGCTCAGCGGCTCGTCCGTCCAATTGTTCAACAGTGACAATCGGATTGAAGTAACAACTTCTGTAAAGTACGAATCGGAATCGATGGGCTTTGACTTCATTCCTGCCTATTCCGAGCAAATCTACCAGACAGGGGAAAGCAGAAGGATCGGTTTTATTGATGAAGTAAGCGGATGGGCGAATCTGCATATCCCTATGTAGGAACGGGGAGCATTGGAGGAAATGGCATGACAAGAAAGCTACAAAAAATGCAGCGGTTCTGGAATGGAATGACGGTGATCATCTATGGCGTTTTCCTGCCGCTGTCCTGTCTGTTCATGGCGTTGGGTGAAAAGCTCCCATATGCACTGCTCTTTTTTATGTTTGCTCTTCCTTATATTGAACAGGCTGGCATGGACCATTTGCGTCGAAAAGAAATGAGTCGGTGATGATCAAGTGGATGAGAAGGAAGGTGTAGGCCATGTCCAGACAAGAACGAAACTGGCAGCGCTTTTGGCGATACATGATGATTTACTTTTACGCCCTGATCGTACCGGCTACGGTCATCGGTGCATTTTATCGAGAAGAGTTTCCGTTGCAACTGCTCATACTCGCCATCGGTATGCCTTTTATCAAAAGAAACCATCTGGCGTTCATCCGAAAGAAAAACGCGGCGATCTGATCAACAGGGCAACAAGGCAAGGAGGATATGACCGAATGCGTAACACTAAAATACGGATGTCGCTCTTGATCAACAGCATCATGATCATGCTGCTGCTTTCTGGCTGTTCAATGGGCGCAATAGGAGCGGGTACAGGGATCGGGCAAAATCAATGGCCGCAGACGACACAGGAATTGATTGCTTCACAGCCTGGGCCGCTTGCTGGCACACAATTTTTCCACGCAGCTTATCCGCATCGAGCGGAGATCATACAGGTTTTGGATAAAATGCCTACCCTGGTCGACGGGATGAATGATGCTTATTTGGATTTGTACTGGAATCAGTTGCTCACTCTGTTTTCTGAGGATTACCTCAGTCCCCAAATGGTTGTAGACCGCTGGAGAATGGCTTCGTATGGCAGTCCTGACATCGAGGACGCCCGCTTTCAGTTTCGGGAGAATTTCAACGTAGAAATCATTCTGGATGCAAGCGGCAGCATGGCTGGGAAAATTGGGGACAAAACGAAAATGCAGCTCGCCAAGGAAGCGATTCAGGAATTCGCGGAAGCACTGCCTGAAGAGACGAGAATCTCGCTGCGCGTGTATGGACATAAGGGTAGCAATGCGAATGAGCATAAACAGCTCTCCTGCGGCAGTAGCGAGATGGTCTATCCATTGCAAGCCTACGATGCGAAAGGTCTTGAGCAAGCACTTGGCATGTTTGAGCCGACGGGCTGGACATCCATTGCCCACTCCTTGCGTCTCGCTCAGGAGGATTTGGCGGGATTCGAAGCGGATAAAAATACGAATGTTATCTATCTGGTCAGTGACGGTATCGAGACGTGCGATGGCAACCCGGTGGCAGTAGCCAAGGAATTGTCCCAGTCCAAAATTATGCCGTTGTTGAACGTCATCGGCTTTGACGTGAATGCAGATGGGCAGAAGCAATTGAAGGAGATTGCCCACGCGTCAGAAGGTCTGTATGCAAATGTGACGAACCGCGAGCAGTTCAAGCAAGAGCTGGAACGCGCGAAAGAAATTGCTCAGAAGTGGGAGCAGTGGAAACGGGATGCTTTGACAGAAGCAGACACTGTGCTGATCGACCGCAAAAAATGGGTGGATGCTTACGACCGGGACTGGTACGAGAAAAACTGGCGGGAGAGCCTGAACATCGGAATGGCGATCGAGCATTTGTCTGCGAGTGGCAAGATTGGCAATGAAGCGAGGGAGTACCTTACTGGGAAAAGGCAAGAAAGAGAAGCGTTGGCTACACAGTCCAAGGAGGAGCTTACCAATTACTTGGTGAGTCTCACAACCGAGACCTATCAGGAAATGAGAGAGGAAATTGAGGATAAATACAGCGGAAACTAACAGCAATGGGTTCCCCGTTACAAAAGCGATTGCAGTCGCAACGGAGAACCCACTGTAAATGTAAAGGGGAGGGAGCATCAATCATATGTGAACGTAACGACCTGTTGCAGGCCTGGGTCCACTCCGATTGCCACATCATTTAGGCCATCTGTGTAATAAAAGTAACGTTTGGCGTCATTGGAATGAGCGTCAGAAGCTTTCACCAATTGGAAGTCGTTCGTCGCAAGCAGGTTTTTCGAGCGGATGAAATCCGATGCCGTTTTTTCCAAATCTGCTTCTGTCATCGTTTTTGTCGCCATTTCTCCGTTTATTCCAATAACGTCAATCGACAGGGAAAGAATTTGCTTGGACTTCGGTTCGATGATGGCGTGAAAGCCATGGACATCGCCACTCACAGGTTCGCGTTTCAGTACGGCGTGAACAGGGACTCCTCTATATACCGAATTGGTTGGGTCCTCCAGCGTGATTTCCCGATCAGTCGTATCAACATCCATCTGATAATATTGTCTAACAGCGGCTGCAGCGATTTGCGCCGCTTCTTCTTTTCCGAGCCCATGTACTGTATCTGGTGAGCTGGAGGAGCATCCCATTAACAAAAAGACGAGAAGCGCCGTACCCAGCCATGCGAACTTTTTCATTGTGAACCCTCCAGCCATCCCAAGTCATACGTGTAGTCTTTTTTTATCCTAACAGGGATTGTTTCGACTCCCTATCGATTAACCTTTCCATTACCTTACGATGTTGTAAGCTTCGAGAAAAATAGAGGGAGTGACAGGACTTTAGGCAAAAAAAGACGAAAAATTCAGATCATAGGCAGTGTATGTGAAAAACGAGGGGGTAAATGGAATGAACGCTATCGAGCTGAATCAAGCGCTTCAAATGTATGTCAGGACCGAGACCTTTCCTGTAGGAGTTAGCATCCGAAAAGAAGAAGCCGCTCTGCCATCAAAGGCAAAGCGACCTGTCCGTGATCTGGGGTATCCGATTACCATTTGCCAAGCTGTCGGTTTTTCACGGCGTTATGGCTGGAGCATTGCGATGAATGGAGCCGATTTGTCCTGTCCGATCGCACAGGTGGCTTTTGGGTATGAAGAGCAGCCGGCGTTTTATTCAGAGGGGCATCTCGCCTGTGGGATGTATACAGATTCATTGGAAAATGGGGCGAAAAGTGAGGAGGATGTCCCGAAATTTTCAGCAGAAGAAAGCGGCTACTACGTATCGTTTCCGCTGGAGCGGGCAGAGATCGAGCCAGATGTCGTGGTGATTTACGGCAA is from Brevibacillus brevis and encodes:
- a CDS encoding TadE/TadG family type IV pilus assembly protein — encoded protein: MRLKKIVSNEKGSVTVEFIAILPFVFLIMLICWQFLVGVYGVIISQSAANEAAKVYAITGNSGEAIQAARNVVNAAGGYISFSDGDIRWDGDGYFTAKVGVQMELGFLPDWLYIKKEDRYISFDREIKSRVMN
- a CDS encoding Tad domain-containing protein; translated protein: MARILRHLQNERGNMTIFTLTIYWFMFMLVFVALFNFSTIFVDKEQASNSAQQASIAAVKDIYDEMEWAIKIHDASPQRYYDQNYLTLKLGAAKSQMRASHADWSQSEIEYGAIDLVLSNELPSNVELQTYVYAGLQTATAKITGVVAKVLSDNNATLSGSSVQLFNSDNRIEVTTSVKYESESMGFDFIPAYSEQIYQTGESRRIGFIDEVSGWANLHIPM
- a CDS encoding VWA domain-containing protein; this encodes MRNTKIRMSLLINSIMIMLLLSGCSMGAIGAGTGIGQNQWPQTTQELIASQPGPLAGTQFFHAAYPHRAEIIQVLDKMPTLVDGMNDAYLDLYWNQLLTLFSEDYLSPQMVVDRWRMASYGSPDIEDARFQFRENFNVEIILDASGSMAGKIGDKTKMQLAKEAIQEFAEALPEETRISLRVYGHKGSNANEHKQLSCGSSEMVYPLQAYDAKGLEQALGMFEPTGWTSIAHSLRLAQEDLAGFEADKNTNVIYLVSDGIETCDGNPVAVAKELSQSKIMPLLNVIGFDVNADGQKQLKEIAHASEGLYANVTNREQFKQELERAKEIAQKWEQWKRDALTEADTVLIDRKKWVDAYDRDWYEKNWRESLNIGMAIEHLSASGKIGNEAREYLTGKRQEREALATQSKEELTNYLVSLTTETYQEMREEIEDKYSGN
- a CDS encoding DUF169 domain-containing protein; the protein is MNAIELNQALQMYVRTETFPVGVSIRKEEAALPSKAKRPVRDLGYPITICQAVGFSRRYGWSIAMNGADLSCPIAQVAFGYEEQPAFYSEGHLACGMYTDSLENGAKSEEDVPKFSAEESGYYVSFPLERAEIEPDVVVIYGNAAQVMRLVAGMLYKRGGSIPSTFSSRADCADIAIKPIQTGQPQVIVPCYGDRLFAQTQDHEMAFSFHFRDAAELVEGLVGTQKGGIRYPIPSFLRYQAEFPPTYQKLAGMFGEKN